One Perca flavescens isolate YP-PL-M2 unplaced genomic scaffold, PFLA_1.0 EPR50_1.1_unplaced_scaf_93, whole genome shotgun sequence genomic region harbors:
- the LOC114552182 gene encoding FH1/FH2 domain-containing protein 1-like, producing MTVLPNVNVIKSAILNYDEFAISKEGIEKILTMTPTDEEKQKIQEAQLANPDVPLGTAEHFLFSLASISALTPRLQLWAFKLNYEALEKEIAEPLFDLKLGMEQLASNQTFRRILATLLAIGNFLNSSN from the exons ATGACGGTGCTGCCGAACGTGAACGTTATCAAGAGCGCCATCCTCAACTACGACGAATTCGCCATCAGCAAGGAGGGCATTGAG AAGATCCTGACCATGACCCCCACAGACGAAGAGAAGCAGAAGATCCAGGAAGCTCAGCTGGCCAATCCCGACGTTCCTCTGGGAACAGCTGagcacttcctgttcagcctggcCTCCATCAGCGCCCTGACTCCCCGCCTGCAGCTCTGGGCCTTCAAGCTCAACTACGAAGCTCTGgagaag GAGATCGCCGAGCCGCTGTTTGACCTGAAGCTGGGCATGGAGCAGCTGGCCTCCAATCAGACGTTCAGGAGAATCCTGGCCACGCTGCTCGCCATCGGAAACTTCCTCAACAGCTCCAAC